One Vespa crabro chromosome 1, iyVesCrab1.2, whole genome shotgun sequence genomic region harbors:
- the LOC124432759 gene encoding uncharacterized protein LOC124432759, whose translation MERTGILLGPWLLRRRGESRLYTPRLPLRLFHLRFPFSLFHSLLPSLSLSHTHTHTLSHPYSYPHSLTLFPSQPAIHVVPSFHVAFTTSRVHSHQHVAADLRVEATLHFQWQRRQQRQEADSGWQTGRLARDVHVTVLHYRPEQTPSSSSSSSSSSSSSSTSSSSFSSSFQQHQLLLTLDSTVTPASTTHLLSDPSDPLSSAPPHPPPQRGPTFEHPTTFSPTRHETCRSSEERSFALPFYESGKSYTRKKKKRKIEKVEIEVDGKDDERKNKDALGGTSLRKSKGWRYLDTDTRKDPADPGRTSFEGKTTSFFAERSRSPDIRCLRKFAIEIETIFPLSSFILLSATN comes from the exons aTGGAAAGGACAGGAA TCCTCCTCGGCCCCTGGCTACTACGGCGTAGAGGTGAGTct CGCCTCTACACCCCCCGGCTACCGCTCCGACTCTTCCACCTTCgcttccctttctccctctttcactctctcttaccctctctctctctctctcacacacacacacacactctctctcacccttacTCTTACCCtcactctcttactctcttccCTTCGCAACCCGCCATCCACGTCGTTCCATCGTTTCACGTCGCCTTCACCACCTCCCGCGTTCACTCACACCAGCACGTTGCAGCCGACCTAAGGGTTGAAGCCACCCTCCATTTCCAGTGGCAGCGAAGGCAGCAGAGGCAGGAGGCAGACTCTGGCTGGCAGACTGGCAGGCTTGCAAGGGATGTGCACGTCACCGTCTTACACTATCGTCCCGAACAAAcaccctcttcctcctcctcctcctcctcctcctcctcctcctcctccacctcttcctcctctttctcttcctccttccagCAACATCAGCTCCTCCTCACCCTCGACAGCACCGTAACACCAGCTTCAACCACCCACCTCCTCTCTGACCCCTCTGACCCCCTTTCTTCCGCGCCGCCTCATCCACCCCCACAACGTGGCCCAACCTTCGAGCATCCTACAACGTTCTCTCCTACGCGTCACGAAACGTGCAGGTCGTCTGAGGAACGATCTTTCGCTCTTCCGTTCTACGAGAGTGGAAAATCTtacacaagaaagaaaaaaaaaagaaagatagaaaaggtaGAGATCGAGGTTGATGGAAAGgacgacgaaagaaaaaataaagatgccCTCG GTGGAACGTCGCTCCGCAAGAGTAAGGGGTGGAGGTACTTGGACACGGACACAAGGAAAGATCCGGCTGACCCAGGCAGAACGTCGTTTGAAGGAAAAACTACTTCTTTCTTCGCCGAACGATCGAGATCCCCGGATATACGTTGTCTTCGAAAATTCGCGATCGAGATCGAGACTATCTTCCCCCtatcttcttttatcctcTTGTCAGCGACGAATTGA